CTGGTACTTATAGGTACCTCTTTCCACTGCCCATTCTGCATTCCCTTTACCTCCAGCAAGCAACTCAGCTAGCCATAGTTCTTTACCCTGGTAGAGTGACTCAAactttcattcctgaagggtctggGCCATCAGTAGTTCTGCTTGGATTGGGTTGTTGTAGTTTTCCAGTGGTCTTATAGGGCATGGTGGTACTAAGAGACAACCTAAGGGATCTCCTGTATTCCACACCTCCGTTATGGAGTAGCAGTCCAATTTTCCCTTGGTAGTCAGAATCAGTCAACCCAATCATCTCAGTTACTCCCTTCTTTGCCAGTTGACTCAGAGGCGCTATGGGTGCAAAATGGCCAGGTGGCAAACTTAACTTCCAGTTCTGTAGAATCATtgttgtgtctcctggtggaagcatTCCTCTCTTTAGAACTAGGACCTCTAGGCCAGCAGAACATAAAGTCACTagaacaggaagcaaaaattttaCTAGTGGGTCACTAGAGGTAATAGCAAGTGGTGCCACTCCCAAGTCTACTCTGATTCCTGGACCCATGAATGGCTATGGGATAAACAGTACATGTTGGACACATATTCAGAGCATGTACAGCCTTCTGGAGAACTTTGTCCCAGCCCTGCAAGGTATTTCCACCTAGTTGGCACTgaaactgagtcttcaaaaggccattcTCCCACTCTATAAGCCAGCTGCTTTAGGATGGGGGGAATCatggtaagaccagtgaattccatgagcatgggcccattgcagtatttcttttactgTGAAGTGGGTTCCTTGATCAGAAGCAGTGCTGTGTGGAATACCATGACACGGAAGTAGTACAATGTAATCAACCTGCAACCAGATAGCTTAATTACCTCAGGGAATGGTGCTATATCAGGGACTCAatgttggtctctgctgctggtAGATTTGACACTCAGCAGTGGTCATAACCAGGTTGGCCTTGGTGAATGGAAGTCTATGTTGCTGAGCCCATGCATAACCTTCCATCCTTGCCACTATGGCCACTTTATTCATGAGCCCATTGGGTGATGACAGGTGTGATTGGGGAAAGAGGCTGACTAGTATCCATAGAACAGCTCATCCTATCctcttgattattaaaatcctcctTTGTTGAGGTCACCCTTTGGTAGGCATTCACATGAGACACAAATACCTTCAGGTTTTTTGCCCAGAGAGGTCTGTTGACATAACTTTTCCCCAAATGTCTTTGTCAATAATTTTGTAATCACGTTCCTTCCAAGTCCCTGGCCATCCAGCCAAACTATTAGCTACAgcccatgaatcagtatataATTGTACATCTTGCCATTTCTTCTCTCAAGCAAAGTGAGTGATATAGTCTAAACATTTATCTTCCCCCAGAATTCACATATTGAAACTTAACCCCCAAGGGGATAGTTTAGGAGGTGGgtcctttgggagatgattagataatgaaggcagagccctcatgaatggtattagtacccttataaaagtggctatgattttttggatttgacaccaaaagcaaaggcaacaaaagcaaaaataaacaagtgggactacatcaaactaaaatacttctgcacagcaaagaaaaccatcaacaaaattaaaagacaacctacaaaatgggataaaatacttgcaaatcatacatctgataaggagttaatatccaaaaatatataaaaaactcacacaactcaaaagcaaaagaacaaacaatctgattaaaaaatgggcagaagatctgaatagatgtTTTCCCAAAGAGGACATACAGATGGCCTACAGGTatgtgaaaaagtgctcaacatcactattcatcagggaaaaccacaatgagataccacctcacacctgttatcaaaaagacaagaaataacaaaagtgggtgaggatgtggagaaaaaagaacctgtgcacactgttggtaggaatataaattggtgtagtcactatggaaaacagcctggaggctcctcaaaaaattaaaaatagacccaccataggatccagcaattccacttctgggtttttatccagaggaaataaaaacactaactcaaaaagatgtatgcacctccacgttcattgtagcattatttacaacagccaagacatagaagcaacGTTAAGTGTCCttcgatggataaatggataaagaaaatgtgatatatatatatatatatatatatatatacacacacaatgacatattattcaaccataaaaaaaagaaatcttgccatttgcagtaACATAGATGGACCCTTGatggcgttatgctaagtgaaataagtcagacagagaaagacaaatcctgtatgatctctcttatatgtgaaatctaaaatcaaacacaaaaacaaaaacaaaccctgagctcatagatacagagaacagattggtggttgccagaagtcgGCGTTAGGGAATGGGTgcaatgggtgaaggtggtcaaaatgtacaaacttccagttataaaataaataagtcatgtggatttaatgtatagcatggtaactatagttagtAACTCTgtattgtgtattttttattgctaagagagtaaatcttaaaagttctcatcataaggaaaaaacatttaactacgtatggtgacggatgttaactagacttattgtggtgatcattttgcaatatacaaatatcgaatcattatgtcatatacctgaaactaatataatgttatatgccaattatatctcaataaaaaaaaatagcctgAGAAAGCTTCCTTGtcctttctgccatgtgaagacacagtgaaaatcaacagtctgcaacccagaagaccTTCACCAGGACCAGACCAtgccagcaccctgatcttgTACTttttgcctccagaactgtgagcaataaatttttgctgtttataagccacccagcctatggtattttgttacagtccTGAACGGGCTAAGAGAGTGAGAAACCAGGTGCTCAAAGTTCTGCCCACTGGGAAGATTTCACTTCACCACTGACCTTCAGGGATGTTCCAGATAAGGGCTGTAGTGCTGCAGCTATCTATTTTCAGGTGGTGCTTCCATATCATGCAGAACTGTCTGTAAACCAGGCCTGAGTCTTCTCTACCTCTGTCAGCTGATTGTAGGGAGCCCCCATGAGGCCACAGGTACAAGCTAGGAGAGAAAAGGCAATGTAACAGAAGTGGGGACCATGGGCATTTGGGACACTTCTTCATGTAACTTACTTGTGTCTTTAGGGCCAGCTCAGGCCCAATCATGTGTATaccacttccatttgatgatggagTGCTGATGTGCACACCCAACTTTATGACTTGGTAGTTCAGACAACACCCAGTTCATGATTGGCAGCTCAGATTGCATGGTAACTTGGTGGCTCATGGTTAAGCATTCAGTCTCTACCAAGGTCCAGTAGCAGGCCAAGAGCTTTCTCAAAGGAGAGTAGTTATCTGTGGAGGATGACAGGactttgctccaaaatcctaagggCCTGTGCTGTGATCCACCTATAGGGACGTGCCAAAGGCTCTAACCAGCATCCCTGTCTGCCATTGATATCTTCAATCACCATCGAagctgctggatcatatggctcAAGTAGCAGAGCAGCTTGCACAGCAGCCTGGACCTGTTACAGAGCCTTCTCTTATTCTGGGCCTATTTAAAACTAGCAGCTTTACAGACCACTCAGTAAGCGGGCTGGAGCAACACACCCAAATGAGGAATACattgcctccaaaatccaaagaggtCTGCTAGTCCTTGCCTTTCTTTTTTGGTATGAGGAGAAGCCAGATGCAACAACTTATCTTTCACCTTAGAAGGGATATCTTGACTTGCTCCACACCACTAGATGCCAAGAAGTTTCACCAAGGTAGAAGGCTCCTGAATTTTTGTTGGAGTTATGTTGCACTCTTTGACATGCAAATATCTTACCAATAAGTGTAGAAGAGTTGCTACTTCTTGCTCACTAGGTTTGGTCAGCATAATATCATCAATGTCACTGACCAGTGTGATATCTTGtggaagggaaaggagatcaagaTCCCTGTGAACTAAATTATGTCATAGGACTGAAGAGTTGATAAGTCCCTGAGGTAGGACAGTGAAGGTATATTTCTGGCCTTGCCAGCTAAGAGCAAATTGCTTCTGGTGGGCCATACGGACAGAAATGGAGGAAAAGGCATTTGCTGGGTCAATAGCTGTATACCAAGTACCAGGGGATGTGTTAATTTGCTGAAGCAGTGAAACCACATCCGGTACAGCAGCTGCAATTGGAGTTACCACGCAGTATCTTACaataatccactgtcattctccaagatccatctgtCTTCTGCACAGCCCAAATAGGTGAGTTTAGTGGGGATGTGGTGGGAGTCACCACCCCTGCATCTTTCAAGTCCTTGATGGTGGCACTAGTCTCTGCAATCCCTCTAGGAATAAAGTATTGCTTTGGTTTATTATTTTCCTGAGTAGAAGCAGTGATAGTGGCTTCAACTTGGCCTTTCCCAACATAATAGCCCTCACTGTACAGATCAGGGAATCAACATGGGGATTCTGCCAGCTGCTGTGTGTACCTATCCCAATTACGCATTCTGGAACTGGGGTAATGTGTTTCCCAGGATGTGTTTGAGGGCCCTCTGGTTCACTGTGATAGAGAACTGAGCTCAAATTCCATTGATTGCCTGACCTCCATAAGCCCTTATTCTGACCGGTGGGCCACAGTGATGTTTTGGTCTCCTGGATTTAtgtcagttcagagccagtgtcCAGTAGTCCCTAAAAGGTCTGATTATTTGCTTTTCTCAGTCTACAGTTACACTGGTAAAAGGCCCTGGGTCCCTTTGGTGACGGCCAGGAGAAAGATTAACAGTATAAATTTTTGGTAGTGTATGGGCTCCTTCCTCAAGGGGACCAAGGCTCTCCTTCATTTGAGGGGTTCCGGATCTGTAAACTTGCTCAAGTCTGGGAATTGATTGAGGGGCCCTAACTCTGTTTTTGTGATTCAGGTCAGAATTTTGTTCAAGTGACCTAGAACTTTTCTGCTTATACAGATCAAGCAAGAATTTAGTAGGCTTCCTATCTATTTCCCGTCTAGAAACACTACGATCACTAGCCAGTGCCACAGGTCTGCAGGAGTCAGGCTATTTTGCTTAGTGCTTTGACTCTGTTGTCCATTTCGGTAACCACATCCATCTTGCCTTTGGCAGTCGAGTGGTACCACTTGGCCCCTGTCTTCCTGGGGTCCAGTTACTCCCATTGCATTTACGTTTTCCAATTCAGTGACTATAGTCCCCACTGTAAGATGTGGCCTACAGAGAAGAGCTACCACAGAGTTCTTCAAGGATGCCAGGGCTCCctccacaaatttatttctcatagtagtGGTGAAAGGTATGTCTTATGGACACTACCATTGTAGGTGAGTAGGTCTTAACTGATAAATCCACTCTAACATTCCAATCTCCCTAAGCCTTTGAATCTCTTCTTCTACATTAAACCAAGGCAGGGCTCCCACTGGCAAAGAAATCTAATCAAAATTTAGGATCTTGATGTCCTCATTCCAACTTACAGTATCCCATTTTTCCCCAACCAGTGCCCTCCCTTTAACAGTAGACACTCTGCAAAGGCTGGGAATTGAACTTGTGTTGTAATTCAGCCAGCCACAGGATGAGATTCTGCATTTGACTTTCAGCAATCTCAACCTTGTGGCTACAGGAGATAAAGATCTCCTTCAGGGCACACATAGAAGCTCTCAGATCATTTATGTGGCACTTGAGCTGGGAATTCTCATCCCTGAGTTCATCCTTTTCTTTCACCATTTTGTCCAGCAACACTAAAAGCAATCAGCTAATCTCATTATGTTGGTTAGCTTtccaaaaatattagaaattatcCTGTACATAGTCATCCAACTGCTTGCTTCTTTATGTGGTTGATTAGGAGCATCCAATAGAGATATTTTGCATATTTCTATTGCCAGATGGTGCCATGAACTACCAGTACTCTCTTTATTACTGGAAATAATCATTAGCATCTTTAAACCTAATCAAATTAGAGAGCCAATTCCAGAAACCCTGgaaccaattcagaaaactcatcATTATAATTCTGTTCTTCTAGAGCCACCAtcagtaccaaaatctgtattagtctgagttctccagagaaacaaccaATAGCctactcaaatagaaaatagtataTAATTTCTTGTAGTaaatatctatctatttatctctctatctatcaacctatctctctatctatctatctatcatctctctatctctctatctctctctacctatctatctacgtATCATCTATCACATATATACCCAATGTTAGATTACatagatatatattatattagattatatagatgtatatgtatagaaaaagatttactataaagaatTGGCTCGTGGGATTATGAAGGCTGAGAAATCCAAGGTCTACAGTCAGCAATCGGGAGACCTGGAAGACCTGATGGGATGGTATAGCTCCAGTCTGAGtttgaaggcctgagaatcaTGTCCCAGTACAAGTCTGGAGGCAGGAGAACACCAGTGTCCTAGATTGAGGACAGTAAGGCAgagggaaataatttttttttgctctgccttttattctattcaggccttcaacagataGGGTGAGGCCCACTTACAttagggagagcaatctgctttgctcagtttacctattcaaatattaatctcattgagaaataccctcacagacacactcagaaataatgtctAACCAAGTATCTGGGCACCCTGTCACCCACTCAAGTTGACACAtagaattaaccatcacatttCCCAGTACCTTGATATTATTGAAGACAGAAGATTATTCATAATTCTCAAAGATACTAGATATACATTCTTCTTCAGTCTATATGGTGGTTGAAAATTTGGGCATCTACCTATAGAACAAATTATGAaactttttcctttgtcttccaaTATGTGGGTGAGGGCTTTGTGAGCTTCCAAACTCTCTTGCCATCCCTTAAATCTCCTGTAATagaagttctcaaactttggTTTGCATAGGCATCATCTGGGGATTTtgataaaaatacagatttctggcATCTATCcttagagattctgatttggAGGAACTGGGAAAGGTCCCAGGACTCTGTATTTTTAGCAAGTCTCCCAAATAATTCTGATACCAGCAATCcatatttatattttggaaaacactgaCCTATGTCAGGGTCATTAACAAAAAATGGGAAATTTATGGCTTTACAGGCAGCCTGTGACTTAAGAGTAATATTCAACTTGTTTCTTTTGTCTTGTaagacttatttaaaaaatatttttcactcgAATATTTTGAATGTACGTTCTTTTGAAGTCTTACACAATGTGTTTGTCATGTGGCTGGCATTCCTGAGCCCTAAGATGAACAGCGTCTAATGGGTATTCCAATCCCATTGCCCTGATCTTGGAAACACAATTTCTCATTTTGTATCTGATCGTCTACAGATCATTATGCAGCCCTTCAATCTCACTTGATTTGTCGTCAGCCTGAGAGACGCTGTCGGCTCTGCTGTGCTCCTGCCCCACAATTGGTGTGGCTCCCACATTTTTTCCCTTAGGTTTTGTTCTTCCTCATTTTTAGACTTGTCCACATATTTCATTGAGACATAACAGAGAAAAATAGCTTTTGGGATAATGAGCCTGAAAATTAATAATCTCCTTTAATAAGCTTTCTTTCTCGTTGCTGCTCTTCAATGAATACATCTAAGCTGTGGGAAGGAGAACCAATACAAAGGCCATAAAGGGCTTTCTCATTACTCAAATTCTGGAGGAAAGATAGAAATTTACTGTCATCTCCAATAACTGTTGTAAGTACATTATCACCTATGGCTTTTACCAGTAAAATACCTGTAATAAATTTATAaggcttttttctttgttttacttaCATAGAGGATAGGTATACATACAACAAATACACTGGTTTGTTGGTTTTACCATTTAGAAGCCATTTTAGACAGAAGATAGCACTGTCATACAAAGGTAAGAAAGATAGATTGCTTAGAATTAGCAAGAGACCTATAATAGTTTAAGACTTGGGCTAATTAGGCTATAAGGACCATCCATTACACCTAAGCCGACCATTAGACTTAGCTACCAGCTGCATgcggctatttaaatttaaatgtatttaagttaaataaaatttaaaagttagtCTCTCTAACCACATTTCAAAAACTCAACAGCTGCATGCAACTAGTTGCTGCCATATTAGACCAaacaatatagaacatttccatcagaaAGTTCTATTAGACAGTGATGCATTAGACTCTCCCAGCCTAGCTGAACCTACCtgagcaaagaaaaaggaaaatacctTCTATGTAAAATGCTGACATTTTTGTTTACTTCATTTAATTTCTTGGGTTAAGGTGATCTTGAGAAAAATTGTATTCTAGAAATTTCTGTATAGGACTGAGTGCTGAGTGGTCCTAGACCTGTGCTGAGCGTGATGCATTTCTGAAGTGTGAATATGTGTTTTTACTAACAGTTGAGCTGGTAATGTTCTCTCCATGAGTCCCTGGACTTGATAGGTAGTGGCTGAGTACAGCGATTTAATACCTTGCAAATTTGCCTTACTCTTTGTTTTAATTGCAgaacaaaaatagtttttttaaactatatttaaaaattgtcatGTGGATATTTCCTACTTAAGaaaatctgcaaaacaaataccTCTGGAAATGACTTTCCACATTGAAAAATAATTGCTTGCtttatattaaagaaatttattttttattttctttgtattaaaaaagaaattcctgAAATAGCAATAGTCTTTAATCTAATTAAAATCTAACTTGATGGATTTTTGTTTGAGTTCTTAAATTTCTATCCAAGAATATTAATTTTATCACCATGTTGTTTCCAAAGCATATGGATCCATCCTCCACTGACAACTCCGAATAATTGCTTTCTGGGTCCTTGCCAGAGATTTCAACCTTCAACTTCTATAATTCCATCTCATATAAACATGTCTGGCTGTGAAAAGATAATGAGGACTCTCACCAACAATTCATAATTGGGCTCATTACTACATcttcataaaaacaagaagctatcatttaaaaatacaagtaTTACATCCTATCACTATGTCAATTATCCTCATAATGACTGTTAATGTTTTAAACCCAAAATCAACTATCTGAATCAATTACCTAACATAAAGTATAGATGCTATGTTATTTTAgcaaaaatcaaagcaaaaggACATAAAATATACTacagttgtatttcatagttatttctttgaaaagtgaagaatag
The Diceros bicornis minor isolate mBicDic1 chromosome 20, mDicBic1.mat.cur, whole genome shotgun sequence genome window above contains:
- the LOC131418866 gene encoding LOW QUALITY PROTEIN: uncharacterized protein LOC131418866 (The sequence of the model RefSeq protein was modified relative to this genomic sequence to represent the inferred CDS: inserted 16 bases in 12 codons; deleted 3 bases in 3 codons; substituted 22 bases at 22 genomic stop codons), with protein sequence MKESLGPLEEGAHTLPKIYTVNLSPGRHQRDPGPFTSVTVDXRKANNQTFXGLLDTGSELTXIQXRPKHHCGPPVRIRAYGGQAINGIXAQFSITVXPEGPQTHPGKHITPVPECVIGIGTHSSWQNPHVDSLICTVRAIMLGKAKLKPLSLLLLRKIINXKQYFIPRGIAETSATIKDLKDAGVVTPTTSPLNSPIWAVQKTDGSWRMTVDYCKIXCVVTPIAAAVPDVVSLLQQINTSPGTWYTAIDPANAFSSISVRMAHQKQFALSWQGQKYTFTVLPQGLINSSVLXHNLVHRDLDLLSLPQDITLVSDIDDIMLTKPSEQEVATLLHLLVRYLHVKECNITPTKIQEPSTLVKLLGIXWCGASQDIPSKVKDKLLHLASPHTKKERQGLADLFGFWRQCIPHLGVLLQPAYXVVCKAASFKXGPEXEKALXQVQAAVQAALLLEPYDPAASMVIEISMADRDAGXSLWHVPIGGSQHRPLGFWSKVLSSSTDNYSPLRKLLACYWTLVETECLTMSHQVTMQSELPIMNWVLSELPSHKVGCAHQHSIIKWKWYTHDWAXAGPKDTSKLHEEVSQMPMVPTSVTLPFLSXLVPVASWGXPYNQLTEVEKTQAWFTDSSAXYGSTTXKXIAAALQPLSGTSLKVSGEVKSSQWAELXAPDYITHFAXEKKWQDVQLYTDSWAVANSLAGWPGTWKERDYKIIDKDIWGKVMSTDLXWAKNLKVFVSHVNAYQRVTSTKEDFNNQEDRMSCSMDTSQPLSPITPVITQWAHEXSGHSGKDGGYAWAQQHRLPFTKANLVMTTAECQIYQQQRPTLSPXYSTIPXGNXAIWLQVDYIVLLPCHGIPHSTASDQGTHFTVKEILQWAHAHGIHWSYHDSPHPKAAGXIEWENGLLKTQFQCQLGGNTLQGWDKVLQKAVHALNMCPTCTVYPIAIHGSRNQXVDLGVAPLAITSSDPLVKFLLPVLVTLCSAGLEVLVLKRGMLPPGDTTMILQNWKLSLPPGHFAPIAPLSQLAKKGVTEMIGLTDSDYQGKIGLLLHNGGXWNTGDPLGCLLVPPCPXKTTGKLQQPNPSRTTDGPDPSGMKVXVTLPGKELWLAELLAGGKGNAEWAVERGTYKYQLXPCDQLQK